The following are encoded in a window of Pangasianodon hypophthalmus isolate fPanHyp1 chromosome 14, fPanHyp1.pri, whole genome shotgun sequence genomic DNA:
- the LOC113539076 gene encoding olfactory receptor 142-like has translation MENSSGEFMFVLHGLNDTRTNKNIYFAFGLIVYSMTLFINLTLAITVILDKTLHEPMYIFICNLFVNGILGASAFYPKILADLLSEYHFTSYIGCLSQVNIIYSYVFCEYTCLTVMSYDRYVSICKPLEYHSIMTLQKGLKLLILIWLCSLLESTVGILFTAQLPLCGNVIDKLYCSNWEVVKLSCTDVTVNNVYGYFLIFSHVSQAVFIIVSYICIIRASLRSRTQWAKFMQTCLPHLIALTNFTIALLFDVMYARYGRSQGLQALRNILGIEFLVVPPLLNPIMYGFKLTQIRQGLLKMYRHRCKALQHS, from the coding sequence ATGGAAAATTCCTCTGGAGAGTTCATGTTTGTGCTTCATGGACTGAATGACACAaggacaaacaaaaatatttacttcgCATTTGGTCTAATTGTCTATAGTATGACTCTGTTTATAAATTTGACACTAGCTATTACAGTCATTCTTGACAAAACACTTCATGAAcctatgtatatatttatatgcaatTTGTTTGTTAATGGAATACTTGGGGCTTCTGCTTTCTATCCAAAGATCCTTGCTGACCTTTTATCAGAATATCATTTTACCTCATATATAGGTTGCCTCTCACAAGTTAACATAATTTATTCTTATGTTTTCTGTGAATACACATGTTTAACAGTCATGTCATATGACAGATATGTATCCATTTGTAAGCCTTTGGAGTATCATTCCATTATGACACTTCAGAAGggtttaaaattattaattttaatttggcTCTGCTCCTTACTAGAGTCCACTGTTGGAATTTTGTTCACTGCCCAACTCCCATTATGTGGCAATGTCATTGACAAGCTTTACTGTTCTAACTGGGAAGTTGTTAAGCTGTCTTGCACAGATGTGACTGTGAACAATGTGTATGGGTACTTTCTAATATTCTCTCATGTATCTCAAGCTGTGTTCATCATTGTGTCATATATTTGTATTATCAGAGCTTCTTTAAGGTCCAGGACACAGTGGGCAAAATTCATGCAGACATGCCTTCCCCATTTAATAGCACTCACAAACTTCACTATTGCCCTGCTCTTTGACGTCATGTATGCTCGTTATGGCAGAAGCCAGGGACTGCAAGCTCTGCGTAACATCTTAGGTATTGAGTTTCTTGTTGTGCCTCCTCTCCTAAACCCAATAATGTATGGATTTAAACTAACCCAGATACGACAAgggcttttaaaaatgtaccgCCATAGATGTAAAGCTTTGCAACATAGCTGA
- the LOC113539073 gene encoding olfactory receptor 1D2-like → MENISTILMFTLSGLDGTMENRYVFFCLTALAYNFILLCNITIIFSIASNKQLHEPMYIFLCNLCINALYGTSGFYPKLMYDLLSHIHSISYAGCLTQIFVIYSSALCDYSTLTVMAYDRYVAICRPLKYHSEMTNHKIVKCILFCWLAPFFSMAVLVLLTSRLTLCGSNIEKLYCENWAVVKLACSSTTVNNVIGYIIIIVYFGHAVLIVSSYIQLIEKCKNSQEGKYKFMQTCMPHLLVLFNVTIALLFDVLYSRYGSTSFPQGLRNFFALDFLFMPPILNPIIYGLKLTKIRKQVMGLLFSHCCCQNLKS, encoded by the coding sequence atggaaaatatttcaacCATTTTAATGTTCACCCTCTCTGGTTTAGATGGAACCATGGAAAACagatatgtgtttttttgtttgacaGCATTGgcttataattttattttattgtgtaatatCACCATAATTTTCTCCATTGCCTCAAATAAGCAGCTTCATGAGCCtatgtacatatttttgtgtaatttatgtATAAATGCACTCTATGGCACTTCTGGTTTCTACCCTAAATTAATGTATGATTTGCTGTCCCATATTCATTCTATTTCTTATGCAGGATGTCTGACtcaaatatttgttatttattcatctgcTTTATGTGACTATTCAACTTTAACAGTAATGGCCTATGACAGGTATGTGGCAATATGTAGACCACTAAAATACCACTCAGAAATGACAAACcacaaaattgtaaaatgtatccTTTTTTGTTGGCTTGCACCATTTTTTTCCATGGCTGTTTTAGTCTTGTTAACATCAAGACTAACCTTATGTGGCTCAAATATTGAAAAACTATATTGTGAAAATTGGGCAGTTGTTAAACTGGCATGTTCCTCTACAACAGTGAATAATGTGATTGGATACATAATTATAATTGTGTATTTTGGACATGCAGTGTTGATTGTTAGCTCATATATTCAGTTgattgaaaaatgtaaaaattcacAAGAGGGCAAGTACAAATTCATGCAGACTTGTATGCCACACCTGCTGGTATTGTTCAATGTTACTATTGCTTTGCTTTTTGATGTTCTTTACAGTCGATATGGTTCAACTTCCTTTCCACAGGGCTTGAGAAATTTTTTTGCACTGGATTTCCTATTTATGCCCCCTATTTTAAATCCCATTATTTATGGACTAAAACTGACTAAAATACGTAAGCAGGTCATGGGACTACTATTCAGTCATTGCTGTTGCCAAAACCTAAAAagttaa
- the LOC113539072 gene encoding olfactory receptor 51L1-like: MENDTLLYFSMFENMGHFRYLYFILGSLLYCTILFFNVIIILVIFMVSSLHQPMYILIACLSINSLYGTAGFFPRLLTDLLLYSHSITRSGCHVQTFVIYTYASYEFTILTLMAYDRFVAISKPLQYHSIMTPKMLIVMVAISGIYPMLSIGLGIIFTARLRLCGNNLRKLYCNNWIIAKLSCENATFENIYGFVVLVTTVLIPFSFILYSYIKILMICQKSSKEFKSKAYHTCLPHLVTFVNYSITIFCEMTFTRFENLPPVIAIILSLEFLIIPPLLNPVVYGLNFPEIRRKIQHHLKVSKKCAAPQRAG; encoded by the coding sequence ATGGAAAATGATACTCTTCTTTATTTCTCCATGTTTGAAAACATGGGCCACTTTCGATACCTTTACTTCATTTTAGGATCTCTCCTATATTGTACTATTTTGTTCTTCAATGTCATTATAATTCTTGTAATATTTATGGTATCTTCTTTGCACCAGCCTATGTATATTTTGATAGCATGTTTATCAATTAATTCTCTTTATGGCACTGCTGGCTTCTTTCCAAGATTACTAACTGATTTGTTATTATATTCTCATTCAATCACTCGTTCTGGATGTCATGTACAAACGTTTGTCATTTATACCTATGCATCATATGaatttacaattttaacattaatggCATATGACAGATTTGTTGCTATAAGTAAGCCATTGCAATACCACAGCATTATGACACCTAAGATGCTTATTGTTATGGTAGCTATTTCTGGGATTTATCCAATGCTTTCTATTGGTCTTGGGATAATTTTCACTGCTAGATTAAGATTGTGTGGTAATAACTTAAGAAAATTGTATTGCAACAATTGGATCATTGCAAAGCTCTCTTGTGAAAATGCTACTTTTGAAAACATTTATGGCTTTGTTGTGCTAGTAACTACAGTTTTAATcccatttagtttcattttgtATTCTTATATTAAAATTCTTATGATTTGTCAGAAATCTTCAAAAGAGTTCAAGAGCAAAGCTTATCACACTTGCCTTCCTCATCTAGTGACTTTTGTTAACTACTCAATTACCATCTTCTGTGAAATGACCTTTACCCGTTTTGAAAATTTACCTCCAGTAATAGCTATCATTCTGTCATTAGAGTTTCTGATTATACCTCCTCTCCTAAATCCTGTTGTTTATGGCCTTAATTTTCCTGAAATTCGCAGAAAAATTCAACATCATCTAAAAGTATCAAAAAAATGTGCTGCTCCTCAACGTGCAGGCTGA
- the LOC113539074 gene encoding olfactory receptor 142-like: MENVSNIFVFSLSGLNMTMEDRYVFFSVTALLYQFILLCNITIIFCIALDKQLHEPMYIFLCNLCINTLYGTSGFYPKFMYDLLAPFHIISYAGCLTQVFVIYSSALCDYSTLTVMAYDRYVAICKPLEYHSEMTNQKIVKCIIFCWLPPFICMAVVVLLTARLTLCGSNIEKLYCETWAVAKLACSSTTVNNVIGYIVIITYFGHAVLITFSYTHLIKNCRKSKESKYKFMQTCVPHLAALLNITIALLFDVFYSRYGSNSFPQALRNFMALDILFIPPILNPLIYGLKLTKIRKQVMRLFLRHSCLNWK, translated from the coding sequence ATGGAGAATGTTTCCAATATttttgtgttctctctctctggattaAATATGACAATGGAGGACagatatgtgtttttttctgtgactgCATTGCTTTATCAGTTTATCTTGTTATGTAACATTACtataattttttgcattgccTTAGATAAGCAGCTTCATGAACCtatgtacatatttttgtgtaatttgtgtataaatacactatatggcactTCTGGCTTCTACCCTAAATTCATGTATGACTTACTGGCCCCATTTCATATTATTTCTTATGCAGGATGTCTTACTcaggtttttgttatttattcttCTGCTTTGTGTGATTATTCAACTTTAACCGTAATGGCCTATGACAGATATGTTGCAATATGTAAACCATTAGAGTACCATTCAGAAATGACAAAtcaaaaaattgtaaaatgtatcattttttgTTGGCTTCCACCTTTTATTTGCATGGCTGTTGTGGTGCTGTTAACAGCAAGACTAACCCTGTGTGGCTCGAATATTGAAAAGCTTTATTGTGAAACCTGGGCAGTTGCTAAACTGGCCTGTTCCTCTACAacagtaaataatgtaattgGATACATAGTTATCATAACATATTTTGGACATGCAGTACTGATTACATTCTCATATACTCACTTGATTAAAAATTGCAGGAAGTCAAAGGAGAGCAAATACAAATTCATGCAGACTTGTGTGCCACACTTAGCGGCACTGTTGAACATCACCATTGCATTATTGTTTGATGTCTTTTACAGTCGATATGGTTCAAATTCATTCCCTCAAGCTTTGCGAAATTTCATGGCACTGGATATCCTCTTTATACCTCCCATTTTAAATCCCCTTATTTATGGATTAAAACTGACTAAAATACGGAAGCAAGTCATGAGATTGTTCCTCAGACACAGCTGTCTAAATTGGAAATAG
- the LOC113539075 gene encoding olfactory receptor 1500-like, with the protein MDNVSNIFVFSLSGLNVTMENRYVFFSLTTLVYHVILLCNITVILCIVLDKQLHEPMYIFLCNLCINALYGTTGFYPKFMYDLLTQLHEISYVGCLIQVFVIYSSALCDISTLTVMAYDRYVAICKPLEYHSEMNNQKVVKCILFCWLPPIICMAVVVLLTARLTLCGSNIEKLYCETWAVAKLACSSTIVNNVIGYIIIIVYFGHAVLIAYSYIHLIRNCTKSKESKYKFMQTCVPHLLALFNIAVALLFDVFYSRYGYTSFPRSLRNFMSLDFMFVPPVLNPLIYGLKLAKIRKQVIRMIFRFNTAIA; encoded by the coding sequence ATGGataatgtttccaacatctttgTGTTCTCCCTCTCTGGATTAAATGTAACAATGGAAaacagatatgtttttttttcattgaccACACTGGTTTATCATGTTATCTTGTTGTGCAACATCACtgttattttatgcattgtctTAGATAAGCAGCTTCATGAGCCtatgtacatatttttgtgtaatttatgtATCAATGCACTTTATGGCACTACAGGCTTTTACCCTAAATTCATGTATGACTTACTGACCCAGCTTCATGAAATTTCATATGTCGGATGTCTGATTCAGGTATTTGTCATTTATTCATCTGCCCTATGTGATATATCAACTCTGACAGTAATGGCGTATGACAGATATGTGGCCATATGCAAACCACTAGAGTACCACTCTGAAATGAACAACCAAAAAGTTGTAAAATGTATTCTCTTTTGTTGGCTTCCACCAATTATTTGCATGGCTGTTGTAGTGCTGTTAACAGCAAGACTAACCCTGTGTGGCTCAAATATTGAAAAGCTTTATTGTGAAACCTGGGCAGTTGCTAAACTGGCCTGCTCCTCTACAATAGTAAACAATGTGATtggttatataattattattgtttattttggaCATGCAGTATTGATTGCTTATTCATACATTCACTTGATTAGAAACTGCACAAAGTCAAAGGAGAGCAAATATAAATTTATGCAGACTTGTGTGCCACATCTACTTGCTCTGTTTAATATTGCTGTTGCTTTGTTGTTTGACGTGTTTTACAGTCGATATGGTTACACATCTTTTCCTCGAAGTTTGCGAAATTTCATGTCATTGGATTTTATGTTTGTACCTCCTGTTTTAAATCCCCTTATTTATGGACTAAAATTGGCCAAAATACGGAAGCAAGTGATAAGAATGATCTTCAGATTCAACACTGCTATTGCATAA